One Setaria italica strain Yugu1 chromosome II, Setaria_italica_v2.0, whole genome shotgun sequence DNA segment encodes these proteins:
- the LOC106804098 gene encoding protein ODORANT1, with the protein MGRQPCCDKVGLKKGPWTAEEDQKLVSFLLNNGQCCWRAVPKLAGLLRCGKSCRLRWTNYLRPDLKRGLLSPEEEKTVIDLHAELGNRWSKIASQLPGRTDNEIKNHWNTHIKKKLKKMGIDPVTHKPLQPVPDTGSSPEDEAKAVAAAITPPPCAGNEAFCVDEVRMARLLDDIVIPDGDVVDAPPAANDSGTSTAYSPESSSSSSSSSGGSSIVDGEWLEWPQMVEWPESMWLDVVTGPTPWEFEDPLLTDQRIALFEHQETWNNSRIELF; encoded by the exons ATGGGGAGGCAACCATGCTGCGACAAGGTGGGGCTGAAGAAGGGCCCGTGGACCGCGGAGGAGGACCAGaagctcgtcagcttccttctcAACAACGGCCAGTGCTGCTGGCGCGCGGTGCCCAAGCTCGCCG GATTGCTGCGTTGCGGGAAGAGCTGCCGGCTGCGGTGGACCAACTACCTGCGGCCGGACCTGAAGCGCGGGCTGctgtcgccggaggaggagaagacggTCATCGACCTGCACGCGGAGCTGGGCAACCGGTGGTCCAAGATCGCGTCGCAGCTGCCGGGGAGGAcggacaacgagatcaagaaccACTGGAACACCCACATCAagaagaagctgaagaagatgggcatcGACCCCGTCACCCACAAGCCCCTCCAGCCCGTTCCGgacaccggcagctcgccggaggATGAGGCGAAGGCCGTCGCGGCGGCAATCACGCCGCCGCCATGTGCTGGAAACGAGGCGTTCTGCGTCGACGAGGTGCGCATGGCGCGCCTCCTGGACGACATCGTCATCCCAGACGGCGACGTCGTCGACGCGCCGCCCGCGGCCAACGACAGCGGCACCAGCACAGCTTATTCGCCtgaatcttcctcttcctcctcgtcatcgaGCGGGGGGAGCAGCATCGTCGACGGCGAGTGGCTGGAGTGGCCGCAGATGGTGGAGTGGCCGGAGTCCATGTGGCTTGACGTGGTCACGGGCCCGACGCCGTGGGAGTTCGAGGACCCCTTGCTCACGGACCAGAGGATCGCTCTGTTCGAGCATCAGGAGACATGGAACAACAGCAGGATCGAGCTCTTCTGA
- the LOC101763608 gene encoding zinc-finger homeodomain protein 10-like yields the protein MARHVPATACEAGVYRECLKNHGASLGGHALDGCGEFMPSPEADPADPASLRCAAYGCHRNFHRRLPEVPPSPPLLMLPPPFPAQPAPVPQHVMHEAVEDRLSAAFDDDETDESDEGSDFDEDCPLSPLPAPAMGLPGYLQPTPHMLLVLSTGALGASIPAVVPRLPASLGPMPAPGAASTAARKWFRTKFSPEQKQRMQTLSEWLRCHLQMVRASSSIQAASSSMDAAASCFIDFGGASLIPTARALSLSSGRAYPVPQHRSCQVAAVTYLALPHRKPRPPPVRPSPMLTARRHPRDQKFKG from the exons ATGGCACGCCACGTCCCCGCGACAGCGT GCGAGGCGGGGGTGTACCGGGAGTGCCTCAAGAACCACGGGGCGAGCCTGGGCGGGCACGCCCTGGACGGGTGCGGCGAGTTCATGCCGTCGCCGGAGGCCGACCCCGCTGACCCGGCCTCGCTCCGGTGCGCTGCCTATGGGTGCCACCGCAACTTCCACCGCCGGCTCCCCGAGgtgccgccctcgccgcccctCCTCATGCTGCCTCCTCCCTTTCCTGCGCAGCCAGCTCCGGTGCCGCAACACGTGATGCATGAGGCGGTGGAGGACCGCCTGTCGGCCGCCTTCGATGACGACGAGACCGACGAGTCGGACGAGGGGTCGGACTTCGACGAGGATTGCCCGCTGTCGCCGCtaccggcgccggcgatggggcTGCCGGGATACCTCCAGCCGACACCGCACATGCTCCTCGTGCTGAGCACCGGCGCGCTGGGTGCCTCGATCCCCGCGGTGGTGCCGAGGCTGCCGGCCTCCCTAGGCCCGATGCCGGCACCAGGCGCCgcttcgacggcggcgcggaagTGGTTCCGCACCAAGTTCAGCCCGGAGCAGAA GCAGCGGATGCAGACGCTGTCGGAGTGGCTGAGGTGCCATTTGCAGATG GTGCGAGCTTCTTCATCGATTCAGGCGGCGAGCTCGTCCATGGACGCGGCAGCAAGCTGCTTCATCGATTTCGGCGGCGCGAGCTTGATTCCAACGGCACGAGCTTTGTCCCTCTCCTCCGGCCGCGCTTACCCCGTGCCGCAGCATCGCTCATGCCAGGTCGCGGCCGTCACCTACCTCGCGCTGCCGCACCGCAAGCCTAGACCACCTCCCGTGCGGCCGTCGCCGATGCTGACCGCGCGTCGTCACCCTCGAGATCAAAAATTCAAAGGGTAG
- the LOC101760064 gene encoding protein ODORANT1 — MGRQPCCDKVGLKKGPWTAEEDQKLVSFLLNNGQCCWRAVPKLAGLLRCGKSCRLRWTNYLRPDLKRGLLSPEEEKTVIDLHAELGNRWSKIASHLPGRTDNEIKNHWNTHIKKKLKKMGIDPVTHKPLQPAPPQEPTGSPEEEEIVTAVTPGHEAFCTDDVPMAHLLDDIVFPAGEEVGAQPAPSDGITMAYSPDQSSSSSSSSSYSASVAAASSGGNSSADGEWPDWPPMDWPESMWQLEDVVTGRAPWEFEDPFVTYQRIALFDHQETCCNVELF; from the exons ATGGGGAGGCAGCCGTGCTGCGACAAGGTGGGGCTAAAGAAGGGCCCAtggacggcggaggaggaccagaagctcgtcagcttcctcctcaACAACGGCCAGTGCTGCTGGCGCGCCGTGCCCAAGCTCGCCG GATTGCTGCGTTGTGGAAAGAGCTGCCGGCTGCGGTGGACCAACTACCTGCGGCCGGACCTGAAGCGCGGGCTGctgtcgccggaggaggagaagacggTGATTGACCTGCACGCGGAGCTGGGCAACCGGTGGTCCAAGATCGCGTCGCACTTGCCGGGGAGGACagacaacgagatcaagaatCACTGGAACACCCACATCAagaagaagctgaagaagatgggcatcGACCCCGTCACCCACAAGCCCCTCCAGCCCGCTCCTCCTCAGGAGCCAACCGGCtcaccggaggaggaggagatcgtcACGGCAGTCACGCCAGGACACGAGGCGTTCTGCACCGACGACGTGCCCATGGCGCACCTCCTCGACGACATCGTGTTCCCAGCTGGCGAAGAGGTCGGCGCCCAGCCCGCGCCCAGCGACGGCATCACCATGGCTTATTCGCCTGAtcagtcttcttcctcctcatcctcgtcgTCCTACTCCGCCTCGGTGGCGGCAGCATCGAGCGGTGGCAACAGCAGCGCCGACGGCGAGTGGCCTGATTGGCCGCCGATGGACTGGCCGGAGTCGATGTGGCAGCTGGAGGACGTGGTAACGGGGCGAGCGCCTTGGGAGTTCGAGGACCCCTTCGTGACGTACCAGAGGATCGCGCTGTTCGATCACCAGGAAACTTGTTGCAACGTCGAGCTCTTCTGA
- the LOC101760884 gene encoding protein TIFY 6b: MERDFLAAIGKEQQHPQREKPGREESAYFGATAAGAPAMDWSFASKPGAAPSLMSFRSAAREEPTFPQFSAFDGAKNPAPRILTHQRSFGADSQQYAAVHRAQPPQHALNGARVIPVSSPFNQNNPMFRVQSSPSIPNGTAGPFKQPPFAMNNAVNNSTVGVYGTRDAVKPKTAQLTIFYAGSVNVFDNVSAEKAQELMFLASRGSLPSSAPVARKPEAPIFAPAKVTVPEASPAKQMLFQKPPHVSSPPSAISKPIPSVLQAATLPRSASSCNLDSPVPKCSVPLAVPPLSQAPATQPATLTTATAAAIMPRAVPQARKASLARFLEKRKERVTTTAPYPSAKSPLESSDTLGSGSANDKSSCTDIALSSNREELLSLGQPRNISFSQESPSTKLQI; this comes from the exons ATGGAGAGGGACTTCCTGGCCGCGATCGGCAAGGAGCAGCAGCACCCGCAGCGGGAGAAGCCCGGCAGGGAGGAATCAG CTTACTTCGGAGCAACAGCGGCAGGAGCTCCGGCGATGGATTGGTCCTTCGCGAGCAAGcccggcgccgcgccgtcgtTGATGTCGTTCcggtcggcggcgagggaggagcCCACGTTCCCCCAGTTCTCCGCCTTCGACGGCGCCAAGAACCCGGCTCCCCGTATCCTCACGCACCAG AGGTCGTTCGGCGCCGACAGCCAGCAGTACGCCGCCGTGCACCGcgcgcagccgccgcagcaCGCGCTGAACGGGGCTAGAGTGATTCCGGTCTCGTCGCCGTTCAACCAGAACAACCCGATGTTCAGGGTCCAGAGCTCGCCTAGCATTCCCAACGGCACCGCCGGTCCGTTCAAGCAGCCGCCTTTCGCCATGAACAACGCGGTGAACAATTCTACCGTCGGCGTGTACGGGACAAG GGATGCGGTGAAGCCAAAGACGGCACAGTTGACAATCTTTTATGCTGGTTCTGTCAATGTATTCGATAACGTCTCAGCGGAGAAG GCTCAGGAGCTCATGTTCTTAGCCAGCAGAGGATCTCTTCCAAGCTCAGCCCCTGTGGCCCGTAAACCTGAAGCTCCTATTTTCGCTCCAGCAAAAGTCACAGTACCTGAGGCTTCTCCTGCAAAGCAGATGCTATTTCAAAAACCACCACATGTTTCGTCACCTCCATCGGCCATCTCCAAACCAATCCCCAGCGTCTTGCAAGCTGCAACTCTCCCCAGGAGCGCCTCTAGCTGTAACCTTGACTCCCCGGTGCCAAAATGTTCAGTCCCATTAGCTGTTCCTCCCCTAAGTCAGGCTCCTGCAACTCAACCTGCAACACTGACCACGGCAACCGCAGCAGCTATAATGCCTAGAG CTGTCCCTCAAGCTCGGAAGGCCTCCCTGGCTCGATTCTtggagaaaagaaaggaaag GGTGACAACTACTGCGCCATACCCATCAGCCAAGAGCCCATTGGAGAGCAGCGACACACTTGGGAGTGGGAGCGCCAACGACAAGTCATCTTGCACAGACATTGCCCTGTCAAGCAACCGCGAAGAGTTGCTAAGTTTAGGCCAGCCCAGGAACATCAGCTTCAGCCAAGAGTCCCCCAGTACGAAACTACAGATCTGA
- the LOC101759661 gene encoding protein ODORANT1, whose amino-acid sequence MGRQPCCDKVGLKKGPWTAEEDQKLVSFLLNNGQCCWRAVPKLAGLLRCGKSCRLRWTNYLRPDLKRGLLSPEEEKTVIDLHAELGNRWSKIASQLPGRTDNEIKNHWNTHIKEKLRKMGIDPATHKPLQSAPPPPQDPTGSPEEKAVSGAGPGHEVPVVNLLDDIDISTAYSPEPLSSSSSSSSSSSYYYSSATASSGGSSIVDGEWPEWPQMVEWPESIWLDDVVTTGPTSWEFEDPFITYQSIELFSHQDTW is encoded by the exons ATGGGGAGGCAACCCTGCTGCGACAAGGTGGGGCTGAAGAAGGGGCCATGGACGGCAGAGGAGGACCAGaagctcgtcagcttcctcctcaACAACGGCCAGTGCTGCTGGCGCGCCGTGCCCAAGCTCGCCG GATTGCTGCGTTGCGGGAAGAGCTGCAGGCTGCGGTGGACCAACTACCTGCGCCCGGACCTGAAGCGCGGGCTGctgtcgccggaggaggagaagacggTGATCGACCTGCACGCGGAGCTCGGCAACCGGTGGTCGAAGATCGCGTCGCAGCTGCCTGGGAGGACGGACAACGAGATTAAGAACCACTGGAACACCCACATCAAGGAGAAGCTCAGGAAGATGGGCATCGACCCCGCCACCCACAAGCCCCTCCagtctgctcctcctcctcctcaggaCCCAACCGGCTCGCCGGAGGAGAAGGCCGTGTCAGGCGCCGGACCCGGGCACGAGGTGCCCGTGGTGAACCTCCTGGACGACATCGACATCAGCACGGCCTATTCGCCCGAGCCtttgtcttcctcctcctcctcctcctcgtcgtcatccTACTACTACTCCTCGGCAACAGCTTCTAGTGGCGGCAGTAGCATCGTCGATGGCGAGTGGCCGGAGTGGCCACAGATGGTGGAATGGCCGGAGTCGATTTGGCTGGATGACGTGGTGACGACGGGCCCGACATCGTGGGAGTTCGAGGATCCCTTCATCACGTACCAGAGCATCGAGTTATTCAGTCACCAGGACACATGGTGA